A genomic window from Rhodococcus sp. KBS0724 includes:
- a CDS encoding amino acid permease: MVTAAEPDAPGDGGSAQHRLRSWLLADITEEPAGHLGPHRIARKKEHRHSWWKVMCLTGVDYFSTLGYQPGIAALAAGTLAPLATVVLILLTLFGALPVYRRVARESPHGEGSIAMLERLLPKWRGKIFVLVLLGFAATDFLITMTLSAADATAHLVENPFAPTFLSGQTVVVTLVLLALLSAVFLRGFTEAIGIAVGLVAVYLTLNLVVIGVGLWHIVTAPALVTDWTRAMSTEHGNPAMMILIALIVFPKLALGLSGFETGVAVMPQIQGDSHDTEAEPEGRIRGTKRLLTTAALIMSGFLLTSSLVTTILIPENEFQPGGAANGRALAFLAHDYLGQIFGTVYDLSTILILWFAGASAMAGLLNLVPRYLPRYGMAPSWARAVRPLVLVFSVIAITVTFYFDASVDAQSSAYATGVLVLISSATVAVALSARKRGIRKLFVSFSFVAVLFVYTTIANIIERPDGVKVASFFIAAIMVVSLLSRVSRAFELRATSVEFDDTAVQFITEATHRGYLAVVAHDAAHLSEKEYRVKELQQRVQSNIPRGESIIFMEVNVTDSSDFSTDLVVHGRRRGRHRVLRVDSPAVPNTIAAVLLKARDLTGVIPDVYFEWSEGNPLTNLLRFLFIGEGETAPVTREVLRRAEPRRSRRPHVHVG; the protein is encoded by the coding sequence ATGGTGACAGCGGCCGAACCCGACGCTCCTGGCGATGGCGGGTCCGCACAACATCGACTGAGGTCGTGGCTGCTCGCGGACATCACCGAGGAACCGGCCGGACACCTTGGTCCACACCGCATCGCCCGGAAGAAGGAACACCGCCATTCCTGGTGGAAAGTCATGTGTCTGACCGGGGTCGATTACTTCTCGACGCTCGGGTACCAACCTGGGATCGCCGCCCTCGCAGCGGGCACTTTGGCCCCGTTGGCAACGGTTGTGCTCATCCTTCTCACCCTGTTCGGCGCATTGCCCGTGTACCGACGTGTGGCGCGGGAGAGTCCGCACGGTGAAGGTTCGATTGCCATGCTCGAGCGACTGCTCCCGAAGTGGCGCGGAAAGATATTCGTCTTGGTGTTACTGGGATTTGCCGCAACGGACTTCCTGATCACGATGACGCTCTCGGCAGCGGACGCAACCGCTCACCTCGTCGAAAACCCTTTTGCACCAACATTTCTCTCGGGACAGACCGTTGTCGTCACACTGGTTCTCCTGGCACTGTTGTCGGCGGTATTCCTGCGCGGTTTCACCGAGGCCATCGGCATCGCGGTAGGGCTCGTCGCGGTGTACCTGACGCTCAATCTCGTGGTGATCGGCGTGGGCCTGTGGCACATCGTGACCGCACCCGCATTGGTCACCGACTGGACCCGAGCCATGTCGACAGAACACGGCAACCCCGCGATGATGATCCTGATCGCTCTGATCGTGTTCCCGAAACTTGCTCTCGGCCTTTCCGGTTTCGAGACCGGTGTTGCGGTGATGCCGCAGATCCAAGGCGATTCTCACGACACCGAAGCCGAGCCGGAAGGCCGCATCCGTGGCACCAAACGGCTACTGACCACGGCTGCGTTGATCATGAGCGGATTCCTGCTGACATCGAGCCTGGTCACGACAATTCTCATCCCGGAGAACGAGTTTCAGCCCGGTGGAGCTGCAAACGGGCGCGCCTTGGCGTTTCTTGCCCACGACTATCTCGGGCAGATATTCGGCACCGTCTACGACCTGAGCACGATCCTCATCCTGTGGTTTGCCGGCGCTTCCGCGATGGCCGGTCTCCTCAATCTTGTTCCCCGATACCTCCCCCGGTACGGAATGGCCCCGTCGTGGGCTCGCGCCGTGCGCCCACTCGTTCTCGTGTTCAGCGTCATCGCGATCACCGTGACGTTTTATTTCGATGCCAGTGTCGACGCACAAAGTTCCGCGTACGCAACCGGCGTCCTGGTTCTCATCTCCTCCGCGACAGTGGCCGTCGCGCTGTCCGCTCGCAAACGCGGAATCCGAAAGCTGTTCGTAAGCTTCAGTTTTGTTGCCGTGCTCTTTGTCTACACGACCATCGCAAACATCATCGAACGACCGGACGGGGTGAAAGTTGCGTCGTTCTTCATCGCCGCCATCATGGTCGTATCCCTCCTGTCGAGAGTGTCACGTGCGTTCGAACTGCGCGCCACATCCGTCGAATTCGACGACACCGCTGTGCAATTCATCACCGAAGCCACGCACCGGGGGTATCTCGCAGTGGTCGCGCACGACGCCGCCCACCTCAGTGAGAAGGAGTACCGGGTCAAGGAACTCCAGCAACGGGTGCAGAGCAACATCCCCCGCGGTGAATCGATCATCTTCATGGAAGTCAACGTCACCGATTCCTCCGATTTCAGCACTGATCTTGTTGTCCACGGCCGACGTCGCGGCAGACATCGCGTCCTGCGGGTGGACAGTCCGGCAGTTCCCAACACCATTGCAGCCGTACTCCTGAAGGCTCGCGATCTCACGGGCGTGATTCCTGATGTCTACTTCGAATGGTCCGAGGGAAATCCGTTGACCAACCTTCTTCGGTTCCTGTTCATCGGCGAAGGCGAGACCGCTCCGGTGACCCGTGAGGTGCTGCGACGGGCCGAACCTCGACGCTCTCGCCGGCCCCATGTTCACGTCGGTTGA
- a CDS encoding crotonase/enoyl-CoA hydratase family protein, with protein sequence MSEQKSWNAFTVEREDHIAQVTLTGPGKGNAMGPDFWSELPEIFADLDADPDVRAVVIAGSGNHFSFGLDLPAMSGEFGAVLADKAQAGPRTKFHDMIKRMQSGINAVADCRKPVIAAVQGWCIGGGVDLITAADIRYASADAKFSIREVKVAIVADMGSLARLPAIIGDGHLRELALTGKDIDAVRAEKIGLVNDVFDDADAVLAAARATAREIALNPPLVVHGIKDVLDHSRSASVDDSLRYVAAWNAAFLPSQDLTEAITSVFQKRPPVFTGE encoded by the coding sequence ATGAGCGAACAGAAGAGCTGGAATGCGTTCACCGTCGAGCGCGAAGATCACATTGCCCAGGTCACGTTGACCGGACCGGGCAAGGGCAACGCGATGGGGCCGGATTTCTGGAGTGAACTCCCCGAGATCTTCGCGGACCTCGACGCAGATCCCGATGTGCGAGCCGTCGTCATCGCGGGATCGGGCAATCACTTCTCGTTCGGACTTGATCTGCCGGCAATGAGCGGCGAATTCGGCGCCGTCCTCGCGGACAAGGCTCAGGCCGGTCCGCGAACCAAGTTTCACGACATGATCAAGCGCATGCAGTCCGGCATCAATGCCGTCGCGGATTGCCGCAAGCCGGTGATTGCCGCGGTTCAGGGTTGGTGCATCGGCGGCGGCGTCGACCTCATCACGGCGGCAGACATTCGCTACGCAAGCGCCGACGCGAAATTCAGCATCCGTGAGGTCAAGGTCGCGATCGTTGCGGACATGGGCAGCCTCGCCCGCCTGCCTGCGATCATCGGCGACGGGCACCTGCGCGAACTCGCGTTGACCGGCAAGGACATCGACGCTGTGCGCGCCGAGAAGATCGGCCTGGTCAACGACGTGTTCGACGACGCAGACGCCGTGCTCGCCGCAGCTCGCGCAACTGCCCGGGAAATTGCGCTCAACCCGCCGCTCGTCGTTCACGGCATCAAGGACGTGCTCGACCACTCACGCAGCGCGAGCGTCGACGACAGCCTGCGCTACGTCGCTGCCTGGAACGCGGCGTTCCTACCGTCGCAAGATCTGACGGAAGCCATCACGTCGGTGTTCCAGAAGCGTCCGCCGGTCTTCACCGGGGAGTAG
- a CDS encoding polysaccharide deacetylase family protein, whose protein sequence is MDRRQFLCTLAAATLSGAATAAGATACSSTSVGIATAAADETTTAAQAPARSLLPPPPTSARVPLPGGGALTALPGSGDLLAITVDDGVNSEVVRLYTQFAKDTGVRLTYFANGQYASWTDNAALLRPLVESGQIQLGNHTWSHSDLTTLSKSQVVDELTKNGKFLRNTYGVDAAPYFRPPYGKHNATTDSAAADAGYTVPTLWYGSLSDSSLVTEDYIVSMARQYFTPNAIVIGHLNYLPVTHVYPQLVDVILDRKLRTVTLDDVFIRP, encoded by the coding sequence GTGGACCGTCGCCAGTTTCTCTGCACCCTCGCCGCCGCAACCCTGTCCGGGGCCGCCACCGCGGCCGGGGCAACCGCCTGTTCCTCCACCTCTGTCGGAATCGCCACCGCGGCCGCAGACGAGACGACCACTGCTGCGCAGGCGCCCGCACGATCGCTGCTACCTCCGCCGCCGACCTCGGCCCGAGTACCACTCCCCGGCGGCGGCGCGCTGACAGCACTGCCCGGCAGCGGCGATCTTCTTGCCATCACCGTGGACGACGGCGTGAATTCGGAAGTAGTCCGCCTGTACACGCAGTTCGCCAAGGACACCGGAGTGCGACTGACGTACTTCGCGAACGGTCAATACGCCTCGTGGACCGACAACGCCGCACTGTTGCGCCCATTGGTGGAGAGTGGACAGATTCAGCTCGGAAACCACACGTGGTCGCACTCGGACCTCACCACGCTCTCCAAGTCGCAAGTCGTGGACGAATTGACGAAGAACGGGAAATTCCTGCGCAACACCTACGGCGTCGACGCTGCTCCCTATTTTCGCCCGCCATACGGAAAACACAACGCAACAACAGATTCCGCAGCTGCAGATGCCGGATACACCGTTCCCACGTTGTGGTACGGATCGCTGTCGGACTCGTCTCTCGTCACGGAGGACTACATCGTCTCGATGGCGCGCCAGTACTTCACACCGAACGCGATAGTGATCGGACACCTCAACTACTTGCCCGTCACCCATGTGTATCCACAGTTGGTGGACGTCATTCTCGACCGAAAATTGCGGACCGTCACGCTCGACGATGTATTCATCAGGCCCTGA
- a CDS encoding inorganic diphosphatase, with amino-acid sequence MEFDVTIEIPKGQRNKYEVDHVTGRVKLDRYLYTAFGYPADYGYIENTLGEDGDPLDAMVLLPESVYPGVIVEARPVAMFKMVDEAGGDDKVLCVPAGDPRWDHIQDLSDISQFELDAIKHFFVHYKDLEPNKHVTGADWVGRAEAEAEIEASIKRLAANGGH; translated from the coding sequence GTGGAGTTCGACGTCACCATCGAGATCCCCAAGGGTCAACGCAACAAGTACGAGGTCGACCACGTGACCGGCCGCGTCAAGCTGGACCGTTACCTCTACACCGCCTTCGGCTACCCGGCTGACTACGGATACATCGAGAACACCCTCGGCGAGGACGGCGATCCCCTGGACGCCATGGTTCTGCTGCCCGAGTCGGTGTACCCCGGCGTCATCGTCGAAGCCCGCCCCGTTGCCATGTTCAAAATGGTCGACGAGGCCGGCGGAGACGACAAGGTCCTGTGCGTTCCTGCAGGTGATCCTCGTTGGGATCACATCCAGGACCTCAGCGACATTTCGCAGTTCGAACTGGACGCGATCAAGCACTTCTTCGTCCACTACAAGGACTTGGAGCCGAACAAGCACGTCACCGGTGCCGACTGGGTCGGTCGCGCCGAGGCAGAGGCCGAGATCGAAGCTTCGATCAAGCGTCTCGCTGCCAACGGCGGTCACTAA